In Pseudomonas sp. GCEP-101, one DNA window encodes the following:
- a CDS encoding formyltetrahydrofolate deformylase produces the protein MSRTPDTWILTADSPSLLGTVDVVTRYLFEQRCYVTEHHSFDDRLAQRFFIRIEFRAGDGFDEAAFRAGLADRVSPFQMNVELTPPGYRSKVVIMVSKADHCLNDLLYRQRIGQLPMDVVAVVSNHPDLEPLARWHGIPYHHFALDPNDKGAQEAKVWQVIEQTGAELVILARYMQVLSPELCRRLDGWAINIHHSLLPGFKGAKPYHQAYQKGVKLVGATAHYINNDLDEGPIIAQGVEPVDHSHYPEDLIAKGRDVECLTLAKAVGYHIEKRVFLNANRTVVL, from the coding sequence ATGAGCCGCACCCCCGATACCTGGATCCTCACCGCCGACAGCCCGAGCCTGCTGGGCACGGTGGACGTGGTGACGCGCTACCTGTTCGAGCAGCGCTGCTACGTCACCGAGCACCACTCCTTCGACGACCGCCTGGCGCAGCGTTTCTTCATCCGCATCGAATTCCGCGCCGGCGACGGCTTCGACGAGGCGGCCTTCCGCGCCGGCCTCGCCGACCGCGTCTCGCCCTTCCAGATGAACGTCGAGCTGACTCCGCCGGGCTACCGCAGCAAGGTGGTGATCATGGTCTCCAAGGCCGACCACTGCCTGAACGACCTGCTCTACCGCCAGCGCATCGGCCAGTTGCCGATGGACGTGGTGGCGGTGGTCTCCAACCACCCGGACCTGGAACCCCTGGCGCGCTGGCACGGCATCCCCTACCACCACTTCGCCCTGGACCCCAACGACAAGGGCGCGCAGGAGGCGAAGGTCTGGCAGGTGATCGAGCAGACCGGCGCCGAGCTGGTGATCCTCGCCCGCTACATGCAGGTGCTGTCCCCCGAGCTGTGCCGCCGCCTGGACGGCTGGGCGATCAACATCCACCACTCGCTGCTGCCCGGCTTCAAGGGCGCCAAGCCCTATCACCAGGCCTACCAGAAGGGCGTGAAGCTGGTCGGCGCCACCGCCCACTACATCAACAACGACCTCGACGAGGGGCCGATCATCGCCCAGGGCGTCGAGCCGGTGGACCACTCCCACTACCCCGAGGACCTGATCGCCAAGGGCCGCGACGTGGAATGCCTGACCCTGGCCAAGGCCGTGGGCTACCACATCGAGAAGCGCGTGTTCCTGAATGCCAACCGGACGGTGGTGCTGTAA
- a CDS encoding purine-cytosine permease family protein, with protein MTTTQNQAATLELSTIQPIAAHERHGRARDLFTIWFGSNIMLLTVVTGALAVTVFKLPFFAAVLALVLGNLVGGVFMALHSAQGPQLGVPQMVQTRGQFGSFGSLLVVALVVIMYLGFFASNLVLGGQALHARFEAIGTNTGILLVGAISVIATVFGYRLIHGYTRLMSWLSGAVLLVSFVWLVFVHGLPADLLQRNENNIPGFLGALSIAALWQLAYAPYVSDYSRYMPQGTGARTAFWSSYWGCCLGSILPMLLGVLVGLSVGEGDVIAGLIEMTGGFSAIMVAVFSIGIAATNSMNLYCGTLSAITVGQTLIPAWSAKAGWRAVIALVLFGGSLAIALLGQDNFMANYTNFILLLLYVLVPWSAINLVDYYLVAHGEYDVLSFFRRDGGIYGTFNWTAVNCYILGILVQVPFMSTALYTGAAAQAMNGADISWVVGLGVVSPIYWLFSRNRQRSLKAARA; from the coding sequence ATGACAACGACGCAAAACCAGGCGGCGACGCTGGAGCTGAGCACCATCCAGCCCATCGCTGCGCACGAACGACACGGCCGCGCCCGCGACCTCTTCACCATCTGGTTCGGCAGCAACATCATGCTGCTGACCGTGGTCACCGGCGCCCTGGCGGTCACCGTGTTCAAGCTGCCGTTCTTCGCCGCCGTGCTGGCGCTGGTGCTCGGCAACCTGGTGGGTGGCGTGTTCATGGCCCTGCACTCGGCCCAGGGCCCGCAACTGGGCGTACCGCAGATGGTGCAGACCCGCGGCCAGTTCGGCTCCTTCGGCTCCCTGCTGGTGGTCGCCCTGGTGGTGATCATGTACCTGGGCTTCTTCGCCTCCAACCTGGTGCTCGGCGGCCAGGCGCTGCACGCGCGCTTCGAGGCGATCGGCACCAACACCGGCATCCTGCTGGTGGGCGCCATCAGCGTGATCGCCACGGTGTTCGGCTACCGCCTGATCCACGGCTACACCCGCCTCATGTCCTGGCTCTCCGGCGCGGTGCTGCTGGTCAGCTTCGTCTGGCTGGTGTTCGTCCACGGCCTGCCGGCGGACCTGCTGCAGCGCAACGAGAACAACATCCCCGGCTTCCTCGGCGCGCTGTCGATCGCCGCGCTCTGGCAGCTGGCGTACGCGCCCTACGTTTCCGACTACTCGCGCTACATGCCGCAGGGCACCGGCGCGCGCACGGCGTTCTGGTCGAGCTACTGGGGCTGCTGCCTGGGCTCGATCCTGCCGATGCTGCTGGGTGTGCTGGTCGGCCTGTCGGTGGGCGAGGGCGACGTCATCGCCGGCCTGATCGAGATGACCGGCGGCTTCAGCGCCATCATGGTCGCGGTGTTCTCCATCGGTATCGCCGCCACCAACTCGATGAACCTGTACTGCGGCACCCTGTCGGCCATCACCGTGGGCCAGACGCTGATCCCGGCGTGGTCGGCCAAGGCCGGCTGGCGCGCCGTGATCGCCCTGGTGCTGTTCGGCGGTTCGCTGGCCATCGCGCTGCTCGGCCAGGATAACTTCATGGCCAACTACACCAACTTCATCCTGCTGCTGCTCTACGTGCTGGTGCCCTGGAGCGCGATCAACCTGGTCGACTACTACCTGGTGGCCCACGGCGAGTACGACGTGCTGTCGTTCTTCCGCCGCGACGGCGGCATCTACGGCACCTTCAACTGGACCGCAGTGAACTGCTACATCCTCGGTATCCTGGTGCAGGTGCCGTTCATGTCCACCGCGCTCTACACCGGCGCCGCCGCGCAGGCCATGAACGGCGCGGACATCTCCTGGGTCGTCGGCCTGGGCGTGGTCTCGCCGATCTACTGGCTGTTCAGCCGCAACCGCCAGCGCAGCCTGAAGGCGGCCCGCGCATGA
- a CDS encoding class II histone deacetylase: MSRRTGFFFDERCFWHATGLHALILPVGGWLQPPVGAGHAESPESKRRLKSLMDVSGLSSRLRLSSAPLASEEDLRRVHPASYLERFKAYSEAGHGDMGEETMVSHGTYDIARQSAGLTIAAVEAVLRGELDNAYALSRPPGHHCLPDRGMGFCYLANIAVAVETAKARHGIRRVAVLDWDVHHGNGTEAIFYGRDDVLTLSIHQADCYPTGTGAVHDIGEGAGKGYNLNVPLYPGSGDDAYRVAMETIIVPALERFGPELIVVASGFDANGVDPLARMLAHSETFRFMTAAVRDAAERLCDGRLVVVHEGGYAEAYVPFCGHAVIEEMAGVRTDVVDPFLPMLEGQQPDADFRAFQRQALARMAEKLLG, translated from the coding sequence ATGAGCCGCCGTACCGGGTTCTTCTTCGACGAACGCTGCTTCTGGCACGCGACCGGGCTGCACGCGCTGATCCTGCCCGTCGGTGGCTGGCTGCAGCCGCCGGTGGGCGCGGGCCACGCCGAGTCGCCGGAGAGCAAGCGCCGGCTGAAAAGCCTGATGGACGTCTCCGGCCTGAGCAGCCGGCTGCGCCTCTCCAGCGCGCCGCTGGCCAGCGAGGAAGACCTGCGGCGGGTACACCCGGCCAGCTACCTGGAGCGCTTCAAGGCCTACAGCGAAGCGGGCCACGGCGACATGGGCGAGGAGACCATGGTCAGCCATGGCACCTACGACATCGCCCGGCAGTCCGCCGGCCTGACCATCGCCGCGGTGGAGGCGGTGCTGCGCGGCGAGCTGGACAACGCCTACGCGCTGTCCCGCCCGCCGGGCCACCATTGCCTGCCGGATCGCGGCATGGGCTTCTGCTACCTGGCGAACATCGCCGTGGCGGTGGAGACGGCCAAGGCGCGCCACGGCATCCGGCGCGTCGCGGTGCTGGACTGGGACGTGCACCACGGCAACGGCACCGAGGCGATCTTCTACGGCCGCGACGACGTGCTGACCCTGTCGATCCACCAGGCCGACTGCTACCCCACCGGCACCGGTGCGGTGCACGACATCGGCGAGGGCGCGGGCAAGGGCTACAACCTCAACGTGCCGCTCTATCCGGGCAGCGGCGACGACGCCTACCGCGTGGCCATGGAGACCATCATCGTGCCGGCGCTGGAGCGCTTTGGCCCCGAGCTGATCGTGGTCGCCAGCGGCTTCGACGCCAACGGCGTGGACCCGCTGGCGCGCATGCTCGCCCACAGCGAGACCTTCCGCTTCATGACCGCCGCCGTGCGCGATGCCGCCGAACGCCTGTGCGACGGTCGGCTGGTGGTGGTGCACGAGGGCGGTTACGCCGAAGCCTACGTGCCGTTCTGCGGCCACGCGGTGATCGAGGAAATGGCCGGCGTGCGCACCGACGTGGTCGACCCCTTCCTGCCGATGCTCGAAGGCCAGCAGCCCGACGCGGACTTCCGCGCCTTCCAGCGCCAGGCACTGGCGCGGATGGCGGAGAAGCTGCTGGGCTGA
- a CDS encoding sarcosine oxidase subunit gamma has translation MSKANLYQQRPADGIQAESPLHHAELDKLAARKVANAGVTLREKKFLGHLTLRGDAHDPAFADGVHRALGLELPVALGLVAKGETSLQWLGPDEWLLIVPGGEEFAVEQRLREALGEDLHYAVVNVSGGQTLLQLEGAKVREVLMKSTGYDVHPSNFPVGKAVGTHFAKSQLVIRHTGEHTWELVVRRSFSDYFWLWLQDACAEYGLQVAA, from the coding sequence ATGAGCAAAGCCAATCTCTACCAGCAACGCCCCGCAGACGGCATCCAGGCCGAATCGCCCCTGCACCACGCCGAGCTGGACAAGCTCGCCGCGCGCAAGGTGGCCAACGCCGGCGTGACCCTGCGCGAGAAGAAATTCCTCGGCCACCTGACCCTGCGCGGCGACGCCCACGACCCGGCCTTCGCCGACGGCGTGCACAGGGCGCTGGGCCTGGAGCTGCCGGTGGCCCTGGGCCTGGTGGCCAAGGGCGAGACCTCGCTGCAATGGCTCGGCCCGGACGAATGGCTGCTGATCGTCCCCGGCGGCGAGGAGTTCGCCGTCGAGCAGCGCCTGCGCGAAGCGCTGGGCGAGGACCTGCACTATGCCGTGGTCAACGTCAGCGGCGGCCAGACCCTGCTGCAGCTCGAAGGCGCCAAGGTCCGCGAAGTCCTGATGAAGTCCACCGGCTACGACGTGCACCCGAGCAACTTCCCGGTGGGCAAGGCGGTGGGCACCCACTTCGCCAAGTCCCAGCTGGTGATCCGCCATACCGGCGAGCACACCTGGGAACTGGTGGTGCGCCGCAGCTTCTCCGATTACTTCTGGCTGTGGCTGCAGGACGCCTGCGCCGAGTACGGCCTGCAGGTCGCCGCGTAA
- the fdhA gene encoding formaldehyde dehydrogenase, glutathione-independent has protein sequence MSGNRGVVYLGPGKVEVQNIPYPKMQDPQGKQIDHGVILRVVSTNICGSDQHMVRGRTTAPEGLVLGHEITGEVVEIGRGVETMKIGDLVSVPFNVACGHCRTCKEQHTGVCLTVNPARAGGAYGYVDMGGWVGGQAEYVMVPYADFNLLKLPNRELAMEKIRDLTCLSDILPTGYHGAVTAGVGPGSTVYIAGAGPVGLAAAASARLLGAAVVIVGDVNPTRLAHAKAQGFEIADLSKDTPLHEQIADLLGEPEVDCAVDAVGFEARGHGHSGSQHEAPATVLNSLMGVVRVAGKIGIPGLYVTEDPGAVDAAAKQGSLSIRFGLGWAKSHSFHTGQTPVMKYNRQLMQAIMWDRIKIADVVGVEVITLDDAPKGYGEFDAGVPKKFVIDPHNLFRAA, from the coding sequence ATGTCTGGCAATCGTGGTGTGGTTTATCTCGGCCCGGGCAAGGTCGAAGTTCAGAACATCCCCTATCCGAAAATGCAGGACCCGCAGGGCAAGCAGATCGACCACGGGGTGATCCTGCGCGTGGTCTCCACCAACATCTGCGGCTCCGACCAGCACATGGTCCGCGGCCGCACCACCGCGCCGGAAGGCCTGGTGCTGGGCCACGAGATCACCGGCGAGGTGGTGGAGATCGGCCGTGGCGTGGAAACCATGAAGATCGGCGACCTGGTCTCGGTGCCGTTCAACGTCGCCTGCGGCCACTGCCGCACCTGCAAGGAGCAGCACACCGGCGTCTGCCTGACGGTCAACCCGGCGCGCGCCGGCGGCGCCTACGGCTATGTCGACATGGGCGGCTGGGTCGGCGGCCAGGCCGAGTACGTGATGGTCCCCTACGCCGACTTCAACCTGCTGAAGCTGCCCAACCGCGAACTGGCGATGGAGAAGATCCGCGACCTGACCTGCCTTTCCGACATCCTGCCCACCGGCTACCACGGCGCCGTCACCGCGGGCGTTGGCCCGGGCAGCACCGTCTACATCGCCGGCGCCGGTCCCGTCGGCCTCGCCGCTGCCGCCTCGGCCCGCCTGCTGGGCGCCGCCGTGGTGATCGTCGGTGACGTCAACCCGACCCGCCTGGCCCACGCCAAGGCCCAGGGCTTCGAGATCGCCGACCTGTCCAAGGACACCCCGCTGCACGAGCAGATCGCCGATCTGCTGGGCGAGCCGGAAGTGGACTGCGCGGTGGACGCGGTGGGCTTCGAGGCCCGTGGCCACGGCCACTCGGGGTCGCAGCACGAGGCGCCGGCCACCGTGCTGAACTCGCTGATGGGCGTGGTGCGGGTCGCCGGCAAGATCGGCATCCCGGGCCTGTACGTCACCGAGGACCCGGGCGCGGTGGACGCGGCCGCCAAGCAGGGCTCGCTGAGCATCCGCTTCGGCCTGGGCTGGGCCAAGTCGCACAGCTTCCACACCGGCCAGACCCCGGTGATGAAGTACAACCGCCAGCTGATGCAGGCCATCATGTGGGATCGCATCAAGATCGCCGACGTGGTCGGGGTGGAAGTCATCACCCTGGACGACGCGCCCAAGGGCTATGGCGAGTTCGATGCCGGCGTGCCGAAGAAATTCGTCATCGACCCGCACAACCTGTTCCGCGCCGCCTGA